A window of Psychroflexus sp. ALD_RP9 contains these coding sequences:
- a CDS encoding helix-turn-helix transcriptional regulator, giving the protein MQENSIIKKNILKYLDFKGITQYKFHKETGITRGILVQNNGMSEDNTLRFLDYYKEVNPTWLLTGEGSMLKTSKAEPTVDKTGIPLLPLDAFAGLGDTAVDGVDFDTIEERYVVPLFEGIKIDFMLPVRGSSMYPKYSSGDVVACRQVDELLYIQWNKVYVIDTISQGVIMKRLKKSEHPENVICKSDNKDYDPFELPKDDIRNIALVVGVIRLE; this is encoded by the coding sequence ATGCAAGAAAATTCGATTATAAAGAAAAATATTTTAAAATACCTTGATTTTAAGGGTATTACACAATATAAATTTCATAAAGAAACTGGTATAACTAGAGGCATATTAGTACAAAATAATGGAATGAGTGAAGATAATACGTTGAGATTTCTTGACTATTATAAAGAGGTGAATCCTACTTGGCTACTTACTGGTGAAGGATCTATGCTTAAAACTTCTAAGGCTGAACCTACTGTTGATAAAACCGGTATTCCGCTACTTCCTTTAGATGCTTTTGCTGGTCTTGGCGATACGGCTGTAGATGGTGTTGATTTTGATACTATAGAGGAGCGGTATGTTGTGCCGTTGTTTGAAGGTATTAAAATAGACTTTATGCTTCCGGTTAGAGGCTCGTCTATGTATCCTAAATATAGTTCTGGCGACGTGGTGGCATGTAGGCAAGTAGATGAATTGCTTTACATACAATGGAATAAGGTTTATGTGATTGATACCATTAGCCAAGGTGTTATTATGAAGCGACTGAAAAAAAGTGAGCATCCTGAAAATGTAATTTGTAAGTCTGATAACAAGGATTATGACCCGTTTGAGCTGCCCAAGGATGACATTAGAAATATTGCTTTAGTGGTTGGTGTGATACGTCTTGAGTAG
- a CDS encoding YCF48-related protein, which produces MLISRKCPIYIIFLFLSTSVIAQDWIQRNPLKNISDITEIQVSSDQTIFALDASTTLKNILISTDNGLSYKNAPSLEAKDIHMLTDDLGFLVANNKLIKTSNKFETIEQFTLNNYGFSNVFFLNENIGFVSGGSGRIHKTIDGGLSWQELPTNTTEPIRDVFFINENIGFACGEERTFISTTDGGNTWNEIVLPIESYWNLNKILFINSIQGIIVGSGGHVFNTNDGGVTWTEAVSGTTKHINDVKYNNGKYVAVCDYGIVLQSTDMGINWSNYEINYWKDLLSVAFSNDKIYIGSEGEVFQSIDNGNTWTTHLDGVTMSDLEGVSFANENDGLIVGIYSANSAVYDHLLFRTTDGGINWEEVNIPSNACCYVVHFLSNGKAITTNQLINKVAYSSDYGDTWSTINGANITEQFIPKAAWLKSENDFFVGGGFGWGDTGLYRYQNSIGWTFNSNFSSVESIQFLDNEFGVLGTVSGFYKTNDGGDTWTEINYNGGSYSSINLIDANTFYIGQYITTDGGNTFSLNQFPGYVFYYKFFDANYALGLSSSGSVYRTLDAGNSWQLINDNTIEDLNCCNNFYISENTLVAVSHRSDIFTLDIEATLSNENFESTENKFFVYPNPTSDILHLKEINTKASKVIIYNPNGQIVKSFSIYENRDYININDLANGVYFLHIESDSQLISVHRIVKK; this is translated from the coding sequence ATCTCAAGAAAATGTCCTATTTACATCATATTTTTATTTCTTAGCACTTCAGTTATTGCACAAGACTGGATTCAAAGAAACCCATTAAAAAATATTTCCGATATCACCGAAATACAAGTTTCAAGTGATCAAACCATATTTGCCTTAGATGCTTCTACTACACTTAAGAATATATTAATTAGTACTGATAATGGTTTAAGTTATAAAAATGCACCTAGTCTAGAAGCTAAAGACATTCATATGCTCACTGATGATTTAGGCTTTTTAGTTGCAAACAACAAATTAATTAAAACTTCAAATAAGTTCGAAACTATAGAGCAATTTACTTTGAATAATTACGGTTTTTCTAACGTATTTTTTCTAAATGAAAATATAGGTTTTGTGTCTGGAGGATCTGGAAGAATACACAAGACTATAGATGGAGGTTTATCTTGGCAAGAATTACCAACAAATACAACAGAACCTATAAGAGATGTATTTTTCATAAATGAAAATATTGGGTTTGCTTGTGGAGAAGAACGTACTTTTATTAGTACAACAGATGGTGGAAACACTTGGAACGAAATTGTTTTACCAATTGAAAGCTATTGGAATTTAAATAAAATCTTATTTATCAACTCGATACAAGGTATTATTGTTGGCTCAGGAGGACACGTATTTAACACCAATGATGGAGGTGTTACTTGGACAGAAGCTGTAAGTGGAACGACAAAGCACATCAATGATGTAAAATATAATAATGGTAAGTATGTAGCAGTATGTGATTATGGAATAGTTTTACAATCAACAGACATGGGAATCAATTGGTCAAACTACGAAATCAACTATTGGAAAGATTTATTGTCTGTTGCATTTTCTAATGACAAAATCTACATTGGTTCTGAAGGTGAAGTTTTTCAATCAATAGATAATGGTAACACTTGGACAACACATTTAGATGGTGTAACTATGAGTGATTTAGAAGGGGTTTCGTTTGCAAATGAAAATGATGGATTAATTGTTGGCATTTATTCAGCAAATAGTGCTGTTTATGATCATTTATTATTTAGAACTACAGATGGTGGTATTAATTGGGAAGAAGTAAATATACCATCTAATGCTTGCTGTTATGTAGTACACTTTTTATCAAATGGTAAAGCGATTACTACAAATCAATTAATTAACAAAGTAGCTTATAGCTCTGATTATGGAGACACATGGAGTACCATAAACGGAGCAAATATAACAGAGCAATTTATACCAAAAGCAGCTTGGTTAAAATCTGAAAATGATTTTTTTGTTGGTGGTGGCTTTGGTTGGGGTGATACTGGATTATATCGCTATCAAAATAGTATTGGATGGACATTTAATTCTAATTTTAGTAGTGTGGAGTCCATACAATTTTTAGATAATGAGTTTGGAGTGTTAGGAACTGTTAGTGGGTTTTACAAAACTAATGATGGTGGAGACACATGGACAGAAATAAACTATAATGGAGGCAGCTACTCTTCAATTAATTTAATTGACGCAAATACATTTTATATTGGCCAATATATAACAACTGATGGTGGAAATACCTTTAGTTTAAATCAATTTCCGGGCTATGTATTTTATTATAAGTTTTTTGACGCTAATTATGCTCTAGGACTTTCTAGTTCTGGTAGTGTTTATAGAACTCTTGATGCAGGAAATTCTTGGCAACTTATAAACGACAATACTATTGAAGATCTTAACTGCTGCAATAATTTTTATATTTCGGAGAACACTTTAGTAGCTGTGAGTCACAGATCAGATATTTTCACCTTGGATATTGAAGCAACTTTAAGCAATGAAAATTTTGAAAGTACTGAAAATAAGTTTTTTGTTTATCCTAATCCAACTAGTGATATACTACACTTAAAAGAAATAAATACCAAGGCATCCAAGGTAATTATCTATAACCCAAATGGACAAATCGTTAAGTCTTTTTCAATTTACGAAAATCGAGATTATATTAATATTAATGACTTAGCAAATGGGGTTTATTTTTTGCATATAGAATCTGATTCACAACTTATATCTGTACATCGCATTGTAAAGAAATAA